From Pecten maximus unplaced genomic scaffold, xPecMax1.1, whole genome shotgun sequence, the proteins below share one genomic window:
- the LOC117321211 gene encoding uncharacterized protein LOC117321211, with the protein MDKTSGRGLGADIQKLVTIHRNATRQLHLIDMQLESLTKKVFNAQVNGDRGLMLQLLARKSVLNGVRRVFNQFIQNKVRQIMELSTLTSEEPDISTIVDITSPVSGHVSTSDELVPNITETSILFSRCS; encoded by the exons ATGGACAAGACTTCAGGTAGAGGCCTTGGGGCTGACATACAGAAACTTGTGACAATACACAGAAATGCTACAAGACAACTTCATCTCATAG ACATGCAATTGGAATCCCTCACCAAAAAAGTGTTCAATGCCCAGGTGAATGGAGATCGGGGCCTGATGTTGCAGTTACTGGCTCGCAAGTCAGTGTTGAATGGAGTGAGGAGAGTCTTTAATCAATTCATACAGAATAAAGTTAGACAAATAATGGAGTTATCTACCCTTACATCCGAGGAACCAGACATCAGCACAATAGTAGATATAACAAGCCCTGTGTCAGGTCATGTATCGACCTCCGATGAACTTGTACCAAACATAACAGAAACTTCCATTCTGTTTTCAAGATGTAGTTAA